The following are from one region of the Gossypium hirsutum isolate 1008001.06 chromosome D03, Gossypium_hirsutum_v2.1, whole genome shotgun sequence genome:
- the LOC107949678 gene encoding hexose carrier protein HEX6 yields the protein MEILRTKSSTSDFFFSMAFAEGIPGERGQYNGKVTLLVVLSCVVAASGGLIFGYDLGVSGGVTSMDPFLKKFFPNVYRRMKEGTKISNYCKFDSQLLTLFTSSLYLSGLVSSLFASTVTRVFGRKASMLVAGVAVLIGSALGGAASNLYMLVFGRLFLGIGLGFGNQSIPLYISEMALPKHRGAMNIIFDTGVGIGVLIANIINFCTEKIDGGWGWRISLSMAAVPASILTIGAIILPDTPNSLIQKDNNLEKATRVLQRIRGTNDVQRELDDLLKASSISKTTKDPFKKILQRKYRPQLVMAAAIPFFAQMTGINVITFYAPILFRTIGLRESSSLLSAVVIRCFNVGCTFISMFVVDKQGRRVLFMLGGIQMLATQVTIGGFMTALLGDHGGLSKASAYVVLVLICIYISGFGLSWGPLGWLVPSEIYPLEIRSAGQSITVAVSFFFCFLIGQTFLAMLCHMKAGIFFFFGGWVALMTLFIYFFLPETKNIPIEKVEQLWKEHWFWKRFVGDEVDDSIYKLDK from the exons ATGGAGATTTTGCGTACAAAGTCTTCCACTAGTGATTTCTTTTTTA GTATGGCGTTTGCAGAGGGGATACCAGGTGAAAGAGGGCAATACAATGGCAAGGTTACCCTGCTTGTTGTCCTCTCATGTGTGGTGGCTGCCTCGGGGGGACTTATCTTTGGTTATGATCTTGGAGTTTCAG GGGGAGTAACCTCTATGGACCCTTTCCTCAAAAAATTCTTCCCGAATGTGTATCGAAGGATGAAAGAAGGTACCAAGATTAGCAATTACTGCAAATTTGATAGCCAACTGTTGACCTTGTTTACATCTTCACTCTACCTATCTGGCCTTGTTTCTTCTTTATTTGCATCTACTGTGACTCGAGTCTTTGGACGAAAGGCGTCGATGCTTGTAGCAGGGGTTGCTGTCCTTATTGGTTCAGCCCTTGGTGGCGCTGCTTCTAATCTCTACATGCTTGTATTTGGTCGTCTTTTTCTTGGAATTGGACTTGGATTTGGCAACCAG TCGATCCCACTCTATATCTCTGAAATGGCGTTACCTAAACACAGAGGAGCAATGAATATTATCTTTGACACTGGAGTTGGCATCGGAGTACTAATAGCTAATATCATCAACTTTTGCACTGAAAAGATTGACGGCGGTTGGGGCTGGCGTATCTCCCTATCCATGGCTGCAGTTCCAGCATCAATCCTGACTATAGGTGCAATTATTCTTCCTGACACACCAAACAGCTTGATTCAGAAAGACAATAACCTGGAAAAGGCCACACGTGTGCTTCAGCGTATAAGAGGCACCAATGATGTTCAACGAGAACTCGATGATCTCCTCAAAGCAAGCTCTATTTCAAAAACAACCAAAGACCCATTCAAGAAAATCCTACAAAGAAAGTATAGGCCTCAACTGGTAATGGCAGCAGCAATACCATTTTTCGCACAAATGACAGGGATTAATGTCATTACATTCTATGCTCCAATACTATTCAGGACAATTGGTCTTCGTGAAAGTTCTTCACTCTTGTCTGCAGTTGTGATTCGTTGTTTCAACGTTGGCTGTACATTCATATCTATGTTTGTAGTCGATAAGCAAGGTCGAAGAGTACTGTTTATGCTTGGTGGAATTCAAATGCTTGCAACACAAGTAACAATTGGAGGGTTTATGACAGCTTTATTAGGTGATCATGGTGGATTGAGCAAGGCGAGTGCTTATGTGGTTCtagttttgatatgtatatacaTTTCTGGGTTTGGGTTATCTTGGGGTCCCTTGGGATGGTTAGTCCCTAGTGAGATTTATCCATTAGAGATTCGATCAGCTGGCCAAAGTATTACAGTAGCAGTCAGTTTTTTCTTCTGTTTTCTTATTGGACAAACTTTTCTAGCTATGCTTTGCCACATGAAGGCAGGGATTTTCTTCTTTTTCGGAGGATGGGTGGCTCTGATGACCCTATTTATATACTTCTTCTTGCCGGAGACCAAGAATATACCAATCGAGAAAGTGGAACAATTGTGGAAAGAACACTGGTTTTGGAAAAGATTTGTGGGAGATGAAGTTGATGACAGTATTTACAAGCTAGACAAATGA
- the LOC107949677 gene encoding 8-amino-7-oxononanoate synthase, which produces MEVSNLWDKWVGEALSKLDSLKLLRSLRPLYLPNEQQQMSNTRVSGKEEYEVFDEMQPWDRSSVNVSISEPTYRKWLLEIPSSGDEIVHGECLADDTFGTSQQQFKRLLLFSGNDYLGLSSHPAVRRAAAEAARDYGMGPRGSPLICGYTYHHRLLESSLASLKKKEDCLLCPTGFSANMALMVALGNLASLLAAGNVPVKDEKIAIFSDELNHASIIDGIRLAERQRSVEFFVYKHCNMSHLRALLSNCKMKKKVVVTDSLFSMDGDFAPMLELVELRRKHNLLLVIDDAHGTFVCGNSGGGVAEEFECERDVDICIGTLSKAAGCHGGFIACSKRWKQLIQSRGRSFIFSTATPVPIAAAGHAAVIVAKRETWRRRELWNRVEDFRALTGIAISSPIISLIVGSEEKALKASRELLKSGFHVTAIRPPTVPPNSCRLRIALSAAHTTDDLRKLTSALSSYINFQDTGGTSLHIHSKL; this is translated from the exons ATGGAGGTTAGCAACTTATGGGACAAATGGGTCGGAGAAGCGCTTTCGAAGCTCGACTCTTTGAAATTGCTTCGATCTTTAAGACCCCTTTACCTTCCCAACGAACAACAGCAAATGAGCAATACTCGAGTTTCCGGTAAAGAAGAGTACGAGGTGTTCGACGAAATGCAACCATGGGATCGTTCCTCTGTCAATGTCTCTATTTCTGAACCCACTTACCGTAAATGGCTTCTTGAGATTCCAAGTTCAG GAGATGAGATTGTTCATGGAGAATGTTTAGCTGATGATACTTTTGGCACGAGCCAACAGCAATTCAAGCGGCTACTTTTGTTCTCTGGAAATGATTATTTGGGCTTGAGTTCACATCCAGCAGTTCGAAGAGCTGCAGCAGAG GCAGCTCGAGATTACGGAATGGGCCCTAGGGGCTCTCCGTTAATCTGCGGATACACTTACCACCATAGATTACTGGAGTCAAGCTTGGCAAGCTTAAAGAAGAAGGAG GACTGTCTTCTTTGTCCTACAGGGTTTTCAGCCAATATGGCATTGATGGTAGCACTTGGAAACCTTGCATCCCTCCTTGCAGCAGGCAACGTGCCTGTGAAGGATGAAAAGATTGCCATTTTCTCTGATGAACTAAACCATGCATCAATAATTGATGGTATTCGTCTTGCTGAAAGACAAAGAAGTGTAGAATTCTTTGTATATAAACACTGCAACATGTCCCATCTCCGCGCGCTGTT ATCAAATTGCAAAATGAAGAAAAAGGTTGTTGTGACCGATAG CTTGTTTAGCATGGATGGGGACTTTGCACCTATGCTGGAGCTTGTAGAGCTCCGGCGGAAGCATAATCTGTTGTTAGTCATCGATGAC GCACATGGAACGTTTGTTTGTGGCAACAGTGGTGGAGGAGTGGCTGAGGAATTTGAGTGTGAAAGAGATGTTGATATATGCATTGGAACTTTGAGCAAGGCAGCAGGTTGTCATGGTGGATTTATAGCCTGCAG CAAAAGGTGGAAACAGCTTATCCAATCAAGGGGCCGTTCTTTCATATTTTCTACTGCCACACCAGTTCCTATAGCTGCTGCTGGGCATG CTGCTGTTATTGTGGCAAAAAGAGAGACCTGGCGTCGACGAGAACTTTGGAACCGAGTGGAGGATTTCCGTGCTTTGACTGGAATTGCCATTTCCAGCCCGATAATATCTCTTATTGTAGGAAGTGAAGAGAAAGCCCTGAAAGCTAGCAG GGAATTGTTGAAATCTGGTTTCCATGTCACTGCAATCAGACCACCAACAGTGCCCCCCAACTCTTGCAG GTTGCGAATCGCTTTGAGTGCAGCACACACGACTGATGATTTGAGGAAGCTCACGTCTGCACTCTCCAGTTACATCAACTTTCAAGATACTGGAGGTACCAGTCTCCACATACATTCTAAGCTATAG
- the LOC107949887 gene encoding transcription factor DUO1, with the protein MERQSDGTFIKKGPWTGEEDEILMNYVKKYGPKGWSSIRSMGLLPRTGKSCRLRWVNKLRPNLKTGCKFSAEEERVVIELQAEFGNKWAKIARHLPGRTDNDVKNFWSARRKRLERISHTPKSKGKDHHALHEMPMVEVVPSNGVPLEQGSSSHQHPFFPGNLEEFKLVPLPDLIKPDFLNMETGLSTLDIEPIRMIPQLQVDLPILPDSFDFNFAAMFNNQEASESESKPISLTKIPSAGIKGSDAELGKKENIGNSATPDSFFDEFPTDMFDCLEPLVSSSEW; encoded by the exons atGGAAAGACAAAGCGATGGGACATTCATAAAGAAAGGGCCATGGACTGGTGAGGAAGATGAAATCTTAATGAACTACGTGAAAAAATATGGTCCAAAAGGATGGAGCTCCATTCGATCCATGGGACTTTTACCCAGAACTGGAAAATCTTGTCGTCTTAGATGGGTTAACAAGCTTAGACCCAACTTGAAAAC TGGATGCAAATTTTCAGCAGAGGAAGAGAGGGTGGTGATAGAATTGCAAGCAGAATTTGGCAACAAGTGGGCCAAGATTGCTAGGCATTTACCAGGAAGAACAGATAATGATGTGAAGAATTTCTGGAGTGCTAGACGAAAGCGGCTGGAGAGAATTTCGCACACACCGAAAAGTAAAGGGAAAGATCATCATGCTCTCCATGAAATGCCAATGGTGGAG GTTGTTCCAAGCAATGGTGTCCCGTTAGAGCAAGGATCATCATCTCATCAACATCCTTTCTTTCCAGGAAACTTGGAAGAATTCAAATTGGTGCCATTACCTGATCTAATTAAGCCAGATTTCCTGAACATGGAAACAGGTCTTTCCACACTAGACATTGAGCCGATTAGGATGATACCGCAACTACAAGTGGACCTTCCCATCTTGCCAGACTCCTTTGACTTCAACTTTGCCGCCATGTTCAATAATCAGGAGGCTTCTGAATCTGAAAGTAAACCAATATCATTGACCAAGATTCCATCAGCTGGAATAAAGGGCAGCGATGCTGAACTTGGAAAGAAGGAAAATATAGGAAACTCTGCAACTCCTGATAGCTTCTTTGATGAATTTCCGACCGACATGTTTGATTGCCTGGAGCCGCTTGTGAGTTCATCCGAGTGGTAA